GTGTCTGTGACTCCCCGGCGTCGTGTCCGCAGGGCTGCTCTCAAGGGCGTGGTGTGTGCCCTGGCCGCGGTGACGGGCGCGGGGCTGACGGGATGCGGCGGCGAGGACCCGGACGCGGGGACCAACGGCCTCGGGAAGCTTCCGGCCGACACGATCCAGACCAAGTCCCGCGCGGTCGCCCAGTCCGCCGAGGCGGTACGCCTGCACGGCACCGTGGCCGCCGGCGGGAGCACGTACCGCCTCGACATGCGGCTGAAGGCCGACGGAGGCACCGGCTCGGTCGCCGCCGAGGGGACGACGTTCGGGCTGCTGCGCGTCGGGGAGCAGCTCTTCCTCAAGGCCGACGCCGGGTTCTGGAGCCACGACGGCGGTGACGCCAAGGCCGCGGAGAAGCTGGCCGGCAAGTACGTGAAGGTGCCGCAGGGCGACCCCGTGTACAAGAAGTTCAGCGGCTTCACGGACAAGGACGTCCTCCTCGCGGGTCTGCTGACGCTGCACGGCGAGGTCAAGACCGACGGCCGGCACGAGCAGGCGGGTGTCCGCACCATCCGGATCACCGGCGACGACGGCGCCGGCGGCTCGCTCGACGTCTCCCTGGAGGGCGCGCCGTACCCGCTGGGGCTGGTGCGGGCGGGCAGCGCGGGCACGCTGAGCTTCTCGGACTGGAACAAGGACTTCGCACTCAAGGAGCCCCCGAAGGACGACACCCTGGACTACGGCAAACAGCTCCCGTCGTCCTAGGGCCGGACGGCCGTGGAAGCTGTCCGGCCCTACCGGCGGCGCCGCTTCAGCAGCAGGCGGGGGAGTCCGGCCGGTGCCGGGTTCCGGGTGGTCGCCGGCGTCGGCTGGGGTGGCTCGGACAGCGCGCCGTCGGGCAGCGGGGCCGTGGTCCCGGTCGGTTCCAGCCGGAGCACCCGGCACTCGCGGGCCCAGCGGTCGGTCATCGCCTCGCCGTCGGGGGCGTTGAGGCGCTTGCCCTTGAGGTCGCCGACCGCGGCCTGCCACGCCTCGGAGCCGGAGGGCAGCTCCACGACCCGGGCCGCCCAGGTGACCAGCCGGCCGCCCTTGTCCTTGCTGCGCACCGTGACCTCGGCCGCGGCCCCGTCCGTCAGCCCCGGCAGCGGCTGCTCACCGGGCCCGTCGCCGACGACGCAGGCCGCGCCCTCGTGCCAGACGTGCCACAGCGCCCGGGCGGGCACCCCGGGGCCCTTGGCCCAGATGAGGCCGGACTTCTTCGTGGCCTCCTCGACGAGGGCCTGGTCGAGCAGCTCGCGTGTCATGCGGTCAGCCTATCCAGCGCCCGTCCGCCCCGGTCAGAGCCAGCCGTTGCGCTTGAGCGTGCGGTGGATGCCCAGGCAGAGGACGACGGTGACGGACAGGACCAGCGGATACCCGAACTTCCAGTGGGTCTCCGGCATGTAGTCGAAGTTCATCCCGTACACCCCGCACACCATCGTCGGTACGGCGATGATCGCCGCCCACGAGGTGATCTTGCGCATGTCCTCGTTCTGCGCGACGGACGCCTGGGCGAGGTTGGCCTGGAGGATCGAGTTCAGCAGCTCGTCGAAGCCCACGACCTGTTCCTGCACCCGGGCCACGTGGTCGGCGACGTCCCGGAAGTACTTCTGGATCTCGGGGTCGATCAGCCGCATCGGCCGCTCGCTCAGCAGCAGCATGGGGCGCAGCAGCGGCGCCACCGCCCGCTTGAACTCCAGCACCTCGCGCTTGAGTTGGTAGATCCGGCCGGCGTCCGTGCCGCGCGGGCTGCCCTTGCGGCCCGGCGAGAACACCTCCGTCTCGACCTCGTCGATGTCGTCCTGCACCGCGTCGGCGACCGCGATGTAGCCGTCCACGACGTGGTCGGCGATGGCGTGCAGCACCGCCGAGGGGCCCTTGAGCAGCAGCTCGGGGTCCTCCTGGAGCCGGTGCCGCAGCGCGCGCAGGGAGCCCTTGCCGCCGTGCCGGACGGTGATGAAGAAGTCCCGCCCGGTGAAGCACATGACCTCGCCGGTCTCGACGACCTCGCTGCTGGCGGTCAGCTCGTCGTGGTCGACGTAGTGGATGGTCTTGAAGACGGTGAACAGGGAGTCGTCGTAGCGCTCCAGCTTGGGCCGCTGGTGGGCCTGGACGGCGTCCTCCACGGCCAGCGGGTGCAGACCGAACTCCCGGGCGATACCGGCGAACTCGTCCTCGGTGGGCTCGTGCAGACCGATCCACACGAAGCCGCCGTCGCGGCGCACCTGGCGCATCGCCGTGTGCGGGGTCAGCGGCGTGTCCGTCTCGACGCGAGCACCGTCGCGGTAGACGGCGCAGTCGACGACGGCGGACGGGTTGCCCGGGTCGCGGGTGGTGTCGTAGGCGCCGGTGTCCTTGCGCAGAGAGACGCGGGACGGGCGGACCGCGGCGCGCAGGTCACGGATCATCGACATGGCAGGCTCCTTCGCGACGGGCAGCGAACGGGGCCGGAGACGGGTGGAACCGCCCGGAATGGGGACGTCCTGGCTACGCGTGCTCGGCGCGTCCACAAAGCGGGGGGCACCGCACCGTCGCGGTGGCCGGCTTCGCTGCTGATTCAGCTGCTGACACGGATCGACGCGAGGGGCGTCGATGGATCGGATCAGGCACTACGAGACGAAGTGCTCTTCCGCGTGAAGGGCGCGCGGACGGAAAGCGGCAGCGGCAGGAACCGGAACAGCTGCGTCAGTGGCCGGAAGAGCGGGTGGTACTGCACGGTCGACTTCGGTCCATGCCGCCCACCTCCTCCGGCCGGTCCCTCGTGAGGGACGATCCATACCCCTTGTTTGGAGGGGTTCCCCGTAGGGGAGTCTTCATAGCGTCGGGTGCTTGATCGCGATGCGCTGAGCGCTGCCCCGAACCGCTGGCCCACAGTACCAGTCACCCAAGGTGTCAAGGCGCCGCTTTGCCGGTTCACGACGAGTTCTATGCTCGCCGCATGGCTGATGTTCTTCCTCTGGTGGAGGCCCGGTTGCGCAGCGCGCTGGGCGAACCGGACGCACGCGCGGCGGTCACCTTCCTCGGCACCGACCGCATCGAGGTGCTGCGCTTCCCCGCCGCGGGCCAGGAGGGCGACATCGTCCGCTACGCCACCCTCGGCATGTCGGCGCAGCCCATGGCGGACCCCACCGCCCCGCTCGCCGACCCGGTCAAGGGGCCCCGCGCCGAGCTGGTGCTCTCCGTCCGGGCCGGCCTCGCCGACACCGGCAAGGTGCTGCGGCCGCTCGCCGTGCTGGCGGCCTCCCCGCAGGTCGAGGGCGTGATCGTGGCGCCGGGCGCCTCGCTGGACGTGGGGGAGGCGCTGTGGCCCGGGGCGCCGTT
The Streptomyces sp. NBC_01723 genome window above contains:
- a CDS encoding magnesium and cobalt transport protein CorA, producing the protein MSMIRDLRAAVRPSRVSLRKDTGAYDTTRDPGNPSAVVDCAVYRDGARVETDTPLTPHTAMRQVRRDGGFVWIGLHEPTEDEFAGIAREFGLHPLAVEDAVQAHQRPKLERYDDSLFTVFKTIHYVDHDELTASSEVVETGEVMCFTGRDFFITVRHGGKGSLRALRHRLQEDPELLLKGPSAVLHAIADHVVDGYIAVADAVQDDIDEVETEVFSPGRKGSPRGTDAGRIYQLKREVLEFKRAVAPLLRPMLLLSERPMRLIDPEIQKYFRDVADHVARVQEQVVGFDELLNSILQANLAQASVAQNEDMRKITSWAAIIAVPTMVCGVYGMNFDYMPETHWKFGYPLVLSVTVVLCLGIHRTLKRNGWL
- a CDS encoding suppressor of fused domain protein, translated to MADVLPLVEARLRSALGEPDARAAVTFLGTDRIEVLRFPAAGQEGDIVRYATLGMSAQPMADPTAPLADPVKGPRAELVLSVRAGLADTGKVLRPLAVLAASPQVEGVIVAPGASLDVGEALWPGAPFTSVLVAEPGGLVEDLELDAPLDPVRFLPLLPMTPNEAAWKRVHGAQALQERWLTHGTDLRDPSRRSVPLE